From Hoeflea sp. 108:
CATGACGCGTGCCCATATAGCCGACCCGCATATCACTGCGAAGGTCGAGGCGGGCGAAGAGCACCGAATCCGGCCCTGTGTCGGCGCCACCTACTGCCTCGACCGCATCTATGAGGGCGGCGGTGCGTTGTGCATCCACAACGCCGCCACCGGCCGTGAGGCGACGATCCCGCATGTCATTTCCCGCACCGATGGGCCGCTGCGCAAGGTCGTTGTGGTGGGGGCCGGGGCGGCTGGCCTTGAGGCGGCGCGTGTGCTCGCCGAACGCGGCCACAAGGTGACGGTTCTGGAAGCATCGAGCCAGGCCGGCGGCCAAATTCGGCTGGCAGCCCAGAATCCGCGCCGGCGCGAGTTGATCGGCATCGTCGACTGGCGGTTGGCCGAGTTGGAGCGCCTCGGCGTCGAGATCCGCTATGACATCTGGGCAGGAAGCGACGACGTTCTGGCGCTCGGCCCCGACGCGGTGGTGATTGCCACCGGCGGCCTGCCACAGAACCCGCCGTTGGATGCGGGCGATGACCTGGTGACGTCGAGTTGGGACATCATCGCCGGTAGCGTCAAGCCGGCCGAAAACGTGCTGCTTTATGACGACAATGGCGGCCATCAGGGCATGACGGCGGCCGAACTGATCGGCAAGGCTGGCAGCAAGCTCGAGCTTTTGACGCCCGAGCGCTTCTTTGCTCCCGAAATCGGCGGCATGAATCATGTGCCCTACATGGAAGCGTTCCACCGCAATGGCGTGAAGATCACCATCAACACGCGGCTCAAACAGGTCCGGCGCGACGGCAATCAGCTGGTGGCAACGCTCGCCTCCGACTTTGCCAAGGGCTGGAGCGAGGAGCGCCGTGTCGACCAGGTTGTGGTCGAACACGGCACGCTGCCGCTCGACGACCTCTATCTCGAGCTCAAGCCGTTGTCGAAGAATTCAGGCGCGATCGACTATGAGCGCCTGATTCATGGCGGCGACATTTTCCCAGACAGGAATACCGACGGCCGCTTCCTGCTGCTGCGCATCGGTGACGCCGTGCAGGCGCGCAACATCCACGCCGCCATCTATGACGGCATCCGCTTCGGCCTCAGGATCTGACGGCTTCCGCCGTCAGCCAGCGGACGAATTCGCGCAGGCCCGGCCGGTCCTCGCTGCCTGGCCGGAAGGCAAGCCGGTAGGGTGCTTCACCGGCAATGCGGTTGGGCGAGGCCATGACGAGCCGGCCCGTGCTGAGTTCGCGTTCGGCCAGCACTTCCGGTACCACCGCCACGCCGAGGCCGGCGACCGCTGCCTCGACCACCATGGAAAACTGCTCGAAGCGGTGGCCGCGCAAAGTGGTGCGCGGGTCGATGCCGGCGGCTTGGAACCATTGCAGCCACAGGGTCGGCCGCGTCGACTGCTGCAGCAGCGGCAGCGCGGCAAGCTCCGCGTCGTCGAGGGCGGCGCGGCCATCGAGCAGAGCCGGCGCGGCGACCACGACGAGGACCTCGTCGAACAGCCTGACGATACCCGGCTGTCCCGTCTCCGCCGGACCGCGTTGGATCGCGGCGTCGAAGGCTTCGGTTTCGAAGTCGACGGTTTCCAGCCGCACGGCGAGGTCGATGGCGACTTGCGGATGGGTCGCGTGAAAGCCGGCGAGCCTCGGGATCAGCCAGCGATCGGCCAAGGTCGGCAGCACGGCGATGCTGAGCACGTCGGACTGGCCGCCGAAGGCCATGGTGCGCACTGCCGCTTCATGCAGGCTGTCCAGGATGGCTTCGGCATCGCGGGCAAAGCGCCTGCCGGCATCGGACAACGCCAGCCGTTGTCTGACCCGATGGAACAGCGCCACCCCCAGCCGGTCCTCCAGCTGGCCGATCGAACGGCTGACCGAGCTCTGCGTCAGGCCGAGCTGATCGGCGGCGCGAATTGTCGTGCCGAGGCTGGCGCAGGCGCGGAACGCCTCAAGCTCTGCAATCGTTGGCACATAGGTTCGGCGCATCGGCGGAGCTGACTCTAAGTTGATCGAATTTGCGCATAAACTGTCCGAGATTACTTGTTAGCGAAAAGTGCCGAAGCGGTCTAGGATGGGCAAAAATCACCCATTCTCCGGAGGAACCATGAGCGCATCCACACCGGCCGGCGGCGGCAGCTTTGTCTGGGCCGACCCGTTCCTGATCGAAGACCAACTGACCGAGGACGAGCGCATGGTGCGCGATGGCGCAGCCGCCTTCGCCGCCGACAAGCTCGCGCCGCGCATCGAGGAAGCCTATCTCGACGAGAAGACCGATCCGGCGATCTTCCGCGAAATGGGCGAGGCCGGCCTGCTCGGCATCACCGTTCCCGAGGAATATGGCGGCCTTGGCGCCGGCTACGTGACCTACGGTCTGGTGGCACGCGAGGTCGAGCGCATCGATTCGGGCTACCGCTCGATGATGTCGGTGCAGTCGTCGCTGGTGATGTACCCGATCTATGCGTACGGCTCCGAGGAACAGCGCAAGAAGTACCTGCCCAAGCTCGCCTCGGGCGAATGGATCGGCTGCTTCGGCCTGACCGAGCCGGACGCAGGCTCCGATCCTGGCGGCATGAAGACCCGCGCCGAGAAGACGGCCAACGGCTACAAGATCTCCGGTTCGAAGATGTGGATTTCGAACGCGCCGATCGCCGACGTCTTCGTCGTCTGGGCCAAATCATCAGCCCATGACAACCAGATCCGCGGTTTCGTGCTCGAGAAGGGCATGAAGGGCCTGTCGGCGCCGAAGATCGGCGGCAAGCTGTCGCTGCGCGCCTCGATCACGGGCGAGATCGTCATGGAAGGCGTCGAAGTCGGCGAAGACGCACTGCTGCCGAACGTGTCGGGCCTCAAGGGTCCGTTCGGTTGCCTTAACCGCGCCCGCTATGGCATCTCCTGGGGCGTCATGGGCGCTGCCGAGGATTGCTGGCACCGTGCTCGCCAGTACGGCCTCGACCGCAAGCAGTTCGCCAAGCCGCTCGCGGGCACCCAGCTCTACCAGAAGAAGCTGGCCGACATGCAGACCGAGATCGCGCTCGGCCTGCAGGGCAGCCTGCGCGTCGGCCGCTTGATGGACGAGCACAAGTTCGCCCCCGAGATGATCAGCCTCGTCAAGCGCAACAATTGCGGCAAGGCGCTCGACATCGCCCGTGTCGCCCGCGACATGCATGGCGGCAACGGCATCCAGATTGGCTACCACGTCATGCGCCATGCGCAGAATCTGGAGACGGTCAACACCTATGAAGGCACGCATGACGTGCATGCGCTGATCCTGGGCCGTGCCCAGACCGGCCTGCAGGCGTTTTTCTAAGGCTTAGATACAAGCTCATACGGTTAAGGGCGGCCGCGAAGCACTGCTTCGTGGCCGCTTTCTTTTTAGCCTTTTTCGGTCATCGAATTGGATTCGCGTGCAAAAAGGTTTTCGCTTTCAGGTTTAGAGGTTGCGAATATATTTCGACTTAAGCGCGTATTGTTTCAAGTTTCTGAAACATGCGTCGCCTTGCTCGGCTTCAAGCTGTTACACGGCGTCGATATCTCCGTGACTGTCCGCCGCTTTTGGCGGGCGGGAGAACGGGGATATCAATGATCGCTGACAGGGCTGAGAATGCCGGCCAGGCACTATGGTTTGGCGACAATCTGATGACCGTCCGCGTGGCGGCTGGTTCCGGCGATGATGACATCAGCATCGTTGAGTGCCGTATGCCGCGTGATGGCTCCACGCCTCTCCATGTCGAACTCAGTGGTGACGAGATCGTCCACGTCATCGAGGGCACGCTGCGCTTCCGTGTCGATGGCAATTATTTCTTCTGCCATTCGGGCCAGACGGTCGTGGCCCCCAAGGGACTGCCGCACACCTTCCGCATCGAGCCGGGCGAAGGCGGCACCTGCCTCGTCGTCACCCAAGGCGATGAATTCGAGCGGATGGTCCGCGAAATGTGCCTGCCGGCATCAGCAGGCTATCCGGTAAGGACCGAGCGCGCGCCGCAAGCCGGCCAGGACTTCTTCGACGGCCCGGCTACGAGCAGATTTCAGGTCGTCGGCGCCCCGCTACCATAGCGCCGATGCTCGGCTGGGCGGGTGCGGGGGCGTGTCCGTCCAGCCATCACCATCAGGCCTTGCAGGCGAACACCTGATCGCCCAGGGCCGATGCGTCGACCTCGACGCCTAGACCTGCCCCTTGAGGCGGGCGCATCATGCCATCTGCTATGATGAAGTCGCCGCGCGCGTTCGCGGCCGTCACCCAGTTGTGGAAGTCGACTGTGTGTTGCCGGAGATGCTCGGGCGTTGACATAAGCAGGCCGGAATAGGCCGCGGTGTCGATCTGAGCGCCGCCGGTGTCCTCGATTGTGACCTTGAGATTCCTGGCAATGGCGATGTCGCGCAGCAGCTTGGCCTTGGTCAGGCCGCCGACGCGTGCGAGCTTGATGGTGATGCCGTCGACCAGCCCGTCGCCTATTGCCCGGATCAGCACGTCAGCGCCGTCGATCGTCTCGTCCAGCACCAGCGGCCGGTCGGTAGCGCGGCGGATCGCAAGGTTCTCCTCGTAGCTCGCGCAAGGCTGCTCCAGCGTATAGTCGAGATTACGCGTCGCCATCAGGAAGCGGCGTGTCTCCGCCGTGCCCCAGCTGGCATTGGCGTCGCAGAATAGCACCGTATCGGCAGGAACGGCGGCGCGCACCGCTTCCAGCCGAGCGATATCCTCGTGGACGTCGAGCCCGACCTTGACCTGCAGGCGGCGGTAGCCTTCGGCGATGTATTTCGTCGCCCGCGCCGCCATCGCGTCCGGCGCCTGCTGGGCGACGGAGCGATAAAGCGCCAGGCTCTCTCCTTCTGCTCCCCCAGACATGGTTGCGAGCGAAAGGTTGGAGCGCTTACCGGCCAGGTCCCAGAGCGCCATATCGATGGCCGACTTGGCATAGGGATGGCCCTTGAGCAAAAGGTCCATGCGCCGGTTCAACGCCTCGATTCCTGAGGCGTCGCCGCCCAGCAGCTGCGGCGCCAGTTCCTTCATTGCCTCGCGGGCGCCTGCCGCAAAGGCCGGGTCGTAGAAGCTGCCCAGCGGCGCCATCTCGCCATAGCCGACGGTACCGCCGTGGCATGCAATCTCGACAATGGTTGAATCGAAGCCTTCGGCGCTGCGTCCGCCCGAGCAGCGGTAGGTGCCGTCGCGAAACGGCTGCCACTGCCGGAATATGCGAATGCTCGAAATGCTGGCGTCGGCCATGTTGTCCCCTCGGCGCTGGCTCTGATCCACCCGAGGATAACGTGGCTGCGATGGCGTTGCGGCCAAGGAAACGGCGCTTGCCGGCGTCGCATTCGTGACAAGGTCTCGCTCGTGTCGATCCGCGATATAGGTTCGTATGGAGTGCGAATTGTTTCAGATTTTGGATACGGACTTCGGTTTCGCCGAATTCGAACGGATACGGTCGGCCCTTAGAGCGAGCCCACCGCGGCTTCAAGACCGCGCTGCTCGAAAGGAAATCCAGTGACCATCCATGCGAAGACAGAAAATGACGGCGAACTGCTGTGGTTCAACGGCACTCTCGCCACTATCATGGTATCCGGTCAGGCGGGAGCCGACACCATCAGCGTCATCGAGCACCTGATGCCCTATGGCGCCTCGCCGCCGCTCCACATTCACCACAACGAGGACGAGGTCTTCCACATCCTCGAAGGCGTGGTGCGCTTCAACGTCGGCGGCAAGGACCTTTACGGCCGCGCTGGCCAGACCATGCTGGCGCCGAAGGGCGTCCCGCACAGCTATCGTGTCGAATCCGCCGAAGGCGCTCGTTGCCTGACCATCACCACGCGCGGCGATTTCGAACGCATGGTGCGCGAAGTCAGCGTTCCCGCCCCAAAGGCGGAAATCCCGCCGCAGGTCGCCCCGACCGCCGAGGTCATCCAGGCACTCACCGAAGCATGCGCACGCAACGGCATCGACATTGTCGGTGCGCCGCTATCCTGATCGATCCGTCGGGCCGGCCGCTTTTCGGCCGGCCTATTTCGTCGTCGACTGGAATTTGCCCATCAGATAGGGGCCGGAGAATACCGGCTGGTATTTCGGTGTCTCGCCAGAGGCTAGGCACTGTTCGAGACAGACGATCTCGGCGTCCCAGTTGGGCTGGTGGAAGAACGCCAGCGATTGACGGCGGTCCATGCCGCCGTCCTCGGGCGAGGGGTTGACCACCCGGTGCATGGTCGACACCCAGCGGTCGTTGGTCCACAGCGCCATCAGGTCGCCGATATTGATGATGAAGGCGCCTGCCACGGGCGGAACCGCCGTCCAGTTGCCGTCGGGCGTGATCAGCTCCAGGCCCCTGGAGCCGGCCTGCGGCAAAAGGATCGTCAGGCTGCCATAGTCGGTGTGGGCGCCGGCGCGCAACTGGCCCGGCTTGGGCGGGACCGTCTGTTCAGGATAGTTGAGCGCGCGCAGCGCGCTGATCGGAGCATCGATGAAGCGCTCGAAATAGACTTCCGGCAGCTTCAGCGCGACCGCGAACAGCCGCATGACCCGCCCGGCAAGATCTTCCAACGCCTGATAATAGGCCTTCCAGGCATCGACGAAGCCTTCCGGAGCGCCAGGCCAGATCGTCGGCGCATAGCAGAAGGCCAGTGCGTCCTTGTCGGTCATGCCTTCAGGCACGCGCTGCGGACCGCCGTTGAAGCTTTCCTTGAGGTCGGGCGGGCTGTCGACGTCGCGTGAACGGGCCAATGCTTCGAGTTCTGGCCCGAGATAGCCGTGGGGATAGCCTTTGTAGGGCGCTTTCGACTTCTGTTTGTCTTCCGGCGCCAGGTCGAAGAAGTCACGCGCCTTCGTCCACACTGCATCGATCACCGTCTGCGGCACGCCATGATTGGTGATGGCTAGGAAGCCGGTGGAGCGGCAGATGGCGTCGACCTCGGCACCCAGGCGCTGGCGCTCGCCCGGATCGGCCCGTTCGAAATTGCCCAGATCGAATACTGGAAACTGTCCGCCGGCCATTGCATGCTCCGCTTGGTACCAATTGTTCGGCGATGCTATCGGCGCCTTGGCGGGCGATCCAGCGTGGCCGAAACGTATTCCACGGATGATCGACCCCTTGGGTCGTATTTCCGGTAGTATCGGCTAGGTCTTGCCGCCACATTCGGCCAACTTCGAACGGGACGTGACGCGATGAGCAATGCTTTCCTCTCCCATCTCCAGGCGGAACTGTCCGGGCTTAAATCATCCGGCCTCTACAAGTCCGAACGCGTCATCACCTCGACCCAGTCGGCCGAGATCGAGGTATCAGGCGGCCAGAAGGTGCTGAACTTCTGCGCCAACAACTATCTCGGCCTCGCCGACAGCGAGGAGTTGCGCGACGCTGCCAAGGCAGCACTCGACCGCTACGGCTACGGCATGGCCTCGGTGCGCTTCATCTGCGGCACGCAGGAGGAACACAAGCAGCTCGAGGCAAAGATCTCCGGCTTCCTCGGCATGGAGGACACGATCCTCTATTCCTCCTGCTTCGACGCCAATGCCGGTCTGTTCGAGACATTGCTGGGCGAAGAGGACGCGATCATCTCCGATGCCCTCAATCACGCTTCGATCATCGACGGGGTGCGGCTCTCCAAGGCCAAACGTTTCCGCTATGCCAACAACGACATGGCGGCGTTGGAGGAAGAGCTTAAGAAGGCCGAAGGCAGCCGCTTCAAGCTCATCGCCACCGACGGCGTGTTTTCGATGGACGGCATCATCGCCAATCTGAAAGGCGTCTGCGATCTCGCCGAAAAATACGACGCCATGGTGATGGTCGACGACAGCCACGCCGTCGGCTTCGTCGGCAAGAACGGCCGCGGCACGCCGGAACATTGCGGCGTCGAGGGCAGGGTGGACATCATCACAGGAACGCTGGGCAAGGCACTCGGCGGTGCCTCGGGCGGCTACACCTCGGGCAAGCGCGAGGTCGTCGACTGGCTGCGCCAGCGCTCGCGGCCCTATCTGTTCTCCAACACGCTGGCACCGTCTATCGCCGGCGCTTCGATCACCGTGCTGGACATGATCGCCTCGGGCGGCGCCCTGCGCGAAAGGCTCTATGCCAATGCTGCCCGCTTCCGTTCGGGCATGGGCAAGCTCGGCTTCAAGCTGGCCGGAGCCGATCATCCGATCATCCCGGTCATGCTCGGCGATGCGTCGCTGGCGCAGGACATGGCGGCCAAGATGCTGGAGCGCGGCATCTATGTGATCGGATTCTCGTTCCCGGTTGTGCCCAAGGGGCAGGCGCGCATCCGCACCCAGATGTCGGCAGCGCATTCGGCTGAAGACATCGATCGGGCGGTTGCGGCATTCGGCGAAGTTGGCCGCGAACTGGGCGTGATTTCCTGAGGCCGCGAAAGCGATTCTGGATCAAGGGATTCGAAGGAAAAGACGATGTCGAACATGATGCGCGCACTGGTGAAGGCCAAGGCCGAACCCGGTATCTGGATGGAAGACGTCCCTGTTCCCGAGATCGGCCCCAATGACGTGCTGATCAAGGTGCGCAAGTCGGCCATCTGCGGCACCGACGTCCACATCTACAACTGGGACCAGTGGGCGCAGAAGACGGTGCCGGTGCCCATGGTGACCGGTCATGAGTTCGTCGGCACGGTCGCCGATTTCGGCGCCGGCGTGACGGACTACAAGGTCGGCCAGCGCGTTTCGGGCGAGGGCCACATCGTCTGCGGCCATTGCCGCAACTGCCGCGCCGGGCGTGGCCATCTCTGCCGCAACACGCTTGGCGTCGGCGTCAACAGGCCCGGCTCCTTCGCAGAATATGTGGCGATCCCGCAGCACAATGTGGTGCCGATCCCCGACGACGTATCAGACGAGATTGCCGCGATCTTCGACCCACTCGGCAATGCGGTGCATACCGCACTGTCCTTCGATCTCGTGGGCGAGGACGTTCTGGTGACGGGTGCCGGGCCCATCGGCATCATGGGCGCGATGGTTGCCCAGTGTGTCGGCGCCCGCAAGGTGGTCATCACCGATATCAATCCGACGCGGCTGGCACTCGCCCGCAAGATGGGCATCCATCATGTCGTCGATGCTTCCAAGGAGAAGCTGGCCGATGTCATGCGTGACGAAGGCATGATGGAAGGTTTCGACGTCGGTCTTGAAATGTCGGGTTCGGCGGCCGCCTTCCGCGACATGATCGACACGATGAACAATGGCGGCAAGATCGCCATCCTGGGTATCGCCCCGACCGGCTTCGAGATCGACTGGAACAAGGTCATCTTCAAGATGCTGCATCTCAAGGGCATCTATGGCCGGGAGATGTTCGAGACCTGGTACAAGATGATAGCGCTTGTGCAGGGGCCGCTCGATGTGACCGGCCTCATCACGCATCGCATCGGCATCGACGACTACAAATCAGGCTTCGATGCCATGCGCAGCGGCAACTCGGGCAAGGTTGTGATGGACTGGTAGGGAAAGTTTTTTCACTACAGGTCGAATTTTTCGAACAAACCCGCGTTGCCAGCGTGGCGGCGGATTTGCTATCCAGGCGGGCCTTTTCGCCCGGGGGACCGACTTGCGCCGCCACATCCGCAGCCTTACCGCACGCCATGAGCCCAAGGGGCACTTCGTCTCGCATCTGAAATCGGGTTCGGGCGCCGTGGTCGGCATGGCAACGATTGGCGGTCTGGCCTCGTTCACCGGCATTCCCATGCTGATCGCGCCCCTCGGGGCGACTGCTGTCTTGATGTTCGGGCAGCCGGCGAGCCCGCTTGCGCAGCCGATGAATGTCTTTGCCGGCTATCTCATTGCGACCTTGATCGGCGTTGCCGCAGCGCTCGCCTTTCCGGGACTTTGGGAAGTGTCGGCCCTGGCCGTCGGGGTTTCCATCGCGCTGATGCTGATGCTGCGCGTCACGCACCCTCCTGCAGGTGCGATCCCGCTCGTCGCCACGGCCTCGCCCGACAGGGGTGTGATGCTGTTCGTCATCGTGCTGATCGGCTGCGTCAGCCTGCTGGCACTGGCGATCCTGCATCACTGGATTCCGCCGCGCGCCCAATATCCGCGCCGCGTCGACTGACGCTTTCGCCTTGCCTTGATGCTTGCCGGCGCACTACCGTCGGCGAGAGCAAGGAGGCGTTTATGAATCTTGGAATCCAACTGCCCGCATGGGGCAGGGGCGCATGAGCGACCGCATCGTTCTGCTCGGCACCAAGGGCGGCCCGGCGATCAGGCCCGGCGGCCCGTGGCCTACCTCCACGCTGCTTGAACTGGGCGGTCGCCGTATCGTGGTCGATTGCGGTCTGGGCGTGACGCGTGGTGTGACCGACGCGGGGCTGAGCCTCAAGCAACTCGACCTCATCTTCATCACACATTTGCATTCCGACCATGTGCTCGAGCTTGGGCCATTGATCCACACGGCCTGGACAGCGGGCCTGTCGACTCCGATCAGGGTGTTTGGACCCGCCGGCTTGAATCGATACTGGCGAGGATTTGTTCAAGCGCTTGAATTCGATATCGAAACCCGCATCGACGACGAAGGGCGGCCTGACCTCAGGGACATGGTCGAGATCGTCGAATTCGGCGAAGGCTACGTGCTCGGCGATGGCGGGTTGAAGGTGACGGCGCTACGCGTCGATCATCCGCCTGTCACCGAATGCTTTGCCCTGCGCTTCGAGCATGACAGCACAAGCGTGGTTGTCTCCGCCGATACGGCATTCTTTCCCCCACTCGCGGAATTTTCGCACGGTGCAGACGTTCTCATTCATGAGGCGATGCTTGAGGCCGGTGTCGAACGGCTGGTTGCCCGCACCGGCAATGGCACGCGGCTGAGGCAACATCTGATGGCGAGTCACAGTCTGGCCGAAGAGGCCGGTACGATCGCTGCGCGCGCCGGCGTCGGCCGGCTGGTGCTCAACCACCTGATCCCGGCCGACGATGCCGAGATCGGCGAGGTCGATTGGGTCGCGGCTGTCAGGAAAACGTGGTCCGGTCCCTTGACGATCGGTCACGACGGGCATGTTCTTGATCTCGGGGGAAACTGAACGGGAATCGGGAGGAACGACATGAAATTGGCTACGCTCAATGATGGTTCGCGCGACGGCAAGCTGGTCGTCGTCTCGCGCGATCTGACCCGCTACACCGACGCTTCTTTCCTGGCGCCCAACCTGCAGGCCGCTCTGGACGACTGGCGCCGCATCTCGCCGCATCTCGCCTCGCTGGCGAGTTCGCTCGAGGTCGGTTCCGTTCCTTCCGCCCGCTTCCACGAACATGATGCCGACGCACCGCTGCCGCGCATCTACCAGCGCGTGGGTGGCGGCACTTCGTTGACCGGGCCGCGCGACGCGATCGAACTCACCGGCAAGACACGCGATGCCCATGTCGAGGCTTCAGTGGCTGCCATTGTCACCGATGTGGCGCTGGCTGCGCCTGCCGCCGGTGCCAGGGAGGCGGTGGCGCTGCTGGTGCTCTCGGCTGATACGGTCGTCGATGGTGGCCATTCCGGTACCTCGACGTTGTCGCCTGTGGCCGTGACACCGGACGAGCTCGGCGATGCCTGGGATGGCGCGGTACATCTGACGTTGCAGGCGGGCACGCGCAGCGTCGCAACCGGCGGCTGGACGAGCTTTCCGAAGCTGATCGCCGAGGTCGCAGCAAGCAGGCCGCTTTCGGCCGGTGCCGTCGTCAGAAACGGGGTCGAGACGATTGCCGTTTCGCTGGGCGACAAGGTCCGCGTCGAGATGAAGGACAAACAGGGCCATTCGATCTTCGGCGCCATCGAGCAGTCGGTCGGTCGCTACGAGCCGCCATTGCCGTAAGGCAGGCAAGCAGCCGGGACGGGTCCATGGACATGTCAGATCATTTCCGCCGCATGGCACGCAACAATCTGTGGTCCAACGACCGCATCTACCGCGCCGTGACGGCCCTCGAGCCCGGCGAGTTCGCGGCCACGCGCACCAGCTTCTTTCCCTCGGTCCAGGAAACGCTGAACCACATCCTCGAGGTTGACCTTTATTATCTCGACATGGTCGAGGAGGCGGGCGAGGGGCGCAGGATCTTCGACCGCTTCGTCGCGTTCGAAGACGCATCGGCCCTTGCCGGG
This genomic window contains:
- a CDS encoding fumarylacetoacetate hydrolase family protein, translating into MKLATLNDGSRDGKLVVVSRDLTRYTDASFLAPNLQAALDDWRRISPHLASLASSLEVGSVPSARFHEHDADAPLPRIYQRVGGGTSLTGPRDAIELTGKTRDAHVEASVAAIVTDVALAAPAAGAREAVALLVLSADTVVDGGHSGTSTLSPVAVTPDELGDAWDGAVHLTLQAGTRSVATGGWTSFPKLIAEVAASRPLSAGAVVRNGVETIAVSLGDKVRVEMKDKQGHSIFGAIEQSVGRYEPPLP
- a CDS encoding MBL fold metallo-hydrolase, which produces MGQGRMSDRIVLLGTKGGPAIRPGGPWPTSTLLELGGRRIVVDCGLGVTRGVTDAGLSLKQLDLIFITHLHSDHVLELGPLIHTAWTAGLSTPIRVFGPAGLNRYWRGFVQALEFDIETRIDDEGRPDLRDMVEIVEFGEGYVLGDGGLKVTALRVDHPPVTECFALRFEHDSTSVVVSADTAFFPPLAEFSHGADVLIHEAMLEAGVERLVARTGNGTRLRQHLMASHSLAEEAGTIAARAGVGRLVLNHLIPADDAEIGEVDWVAAVRKTWSGPLTIGHDGHVLDLGGN